GAACAGCACGATCGCCGAAGGCGACGGCAGCGGCGTCGTCGCCCGGCGCGGCGGCGGCACGATCCGCAACACCCGGATCACGGGCCAGACCAAGCTCGGCCTCGACGCGCAGGCGCCGAGCGGCGTCGGGCTCAGCGACATGACGCTCGACGGCGTCACGTTCGAAGGGAACCAAGGCGCGGCCGTGCAGGGCGGCGCCGCGATGCAGTGGACGCTTCTCAACAACTCGGCCACCGGCAACGATGTGAACGGCATCGTCGTCCCGGGCGGCAGCGTCGATCGGCCGATGATCCTGCGCGGCGGAGACCTGCCGTACGTGTTCACGGGCAGCGTCGTCCACTCCAAGGATCTGACGATCGAGCCGAACACGATCCTGAAGTTCAGCAGCCCGACGGCCAACCTGCGCGTCCGCAGCGCGGCGCGGCTCGTCGCCGAGGGCAGCGAGGCGCAGCCGATCATCGCGACGACGGACGCCGACGACAGCGCCTGCCTGTTCGCCGGCAACCCGACACCCCGCATCAGCTGCGACACGGACAACGATGCCAAGGAGCCGCGGCCGGGCGCATGGCAGCGGATCGAGGTCGAGGACACGGGCGGCGTCGCATCGATCAAGCACGTCACGCTCCGCTACGGCAGCAGTGAGTCGCTCCTCATCCGCTCGCCGGGTGCGGTGCTGGATCACGTCGCCATCGAGTACTCGAACGGCGTCGCGCTGCGGCTGTTCAACGGAACGAAGACGGCGGCCGGCAACTACATGACGGTCTCGAACAGCCATTTCGCGAACAACCTCGGCTCGGCGGTCGACCTCGACTCGCTGACGGTTCCGATCACGGTCAGCCTGCAGTCGTCGACGTTCGAGGACAACGCGTTCACGGTCCGCATGTCGCCCGACGTCGAGCTGCTGAACGGTGGGAACACGGCCACCGGCGACGGCGTGAAGGGCTACATCGTCAACCAGGGCGAGGCCAAGAAGAGCCACACGTGGCGCGCCGGTGACCTGCCGTTCGTCATCCCGGCGTCGCTCCGGCTCGTCGACTCGGCGGCGACGCTGACGATTCAGCCCGGTGTCGTCCTGAAGATGGGGGCGCTCGGCACGGCGCGGGGCCAGGGCACGCTCGAGATCGAGCGCGGCCGGCTCGTCGTCGGCGGGAGCGATCCGACCAAGAAGGTGCTGATCACCTCGGTCCACGACGACGCCTGCGCCGCGGGCGACACGACGTCCGGCTGCGACACGAACAGCGACGAGGGCGGCTCTGAGCCCCAGAGCGGCGACTGGACGTGGGTCCATGTCGGCCGGCTGGCGCAGGAGTTCCGGATGACGAACGCCGTCGTCAGGTACGGCGGCGGCAGCGGTGCCCGCTTCGGCATGCTCGAGATCGACCACTCGAACAGCATCGTCACGGACAGCGAGTTCGCCTACAGCCTGATCAGCGGCATCGCGATCAACGGGGTCCAGCCGCGGATCGAGCGGAACACGATCCGCGGGAACGCCAAGAGTGCGATCCGCATCGTCGGCGCCGACCGCGAGATCCGGGTGTCCATCAAGGACAACATGATCTACGACAACAACGGCGGCGCGATCGAGATCGACGCGAACGTCGAGGTCGACCTCTCGGGGAACTCGACCCAGATGCCGCCGGGTTACACGCCGAACGGCGCCTTCCGGCAACTGAACGGCATCCTGATCAGCGGCAACGCCCAGTCTTCGACGACGTGGCGCCGCTCGACCGACATGCCGTTCATCATCAACACGCGCGTCGACGTCATGAACCAAGCCGTCCTCACGATCGAGCCGGGCGTCATCCTGAAGTTCACGCCGCTCGGTTCGATCTCGACGAGCCGCGGCACGCTCGTCGCCGTCGGGCGGCCGGATGCCAAGATCGTCTTCACGTCGGTGGCCGACAGCACGGTCGGCGGCGTGTCCGTCGACGGATCGGGCCCGCCGGGCAACCGCGACTGGGGCGGGCTCGAGTTCACACGGCCCGGCACCGTCCGCAGCGGCACGCTGGAGCACGTCGAGCTGCGCCACGCCAGCGGCGGCAACCCGCCGGCGGCGGTGCGCGTGCAGCAGGACAACGTCCGGATCGTCAACGTGACGATCTCCGACGGCGCGAACGCCGGGATCTACATCGACGACGCGGACGGCGTGAGCGTCACCGAGACGACGATCGAGCGGATCGGCGGCGCGGCGGTGCTGGCACGGACGGTCACGAACCTGACGGCCACCGTCAAGAACAACACGATTCGGAACTGCGGCATCGCCGTCTCGGCGGACGCGAACGCCCAGATCGAGATCGGCGACAACACCGTCACCGACAATCGGATCAACGGCATCCTGATCGCCGGCACGGTGAAGACGAAGCGGACGTGGTACGCCGACGACATGATCTACGTCACCGACGAGGTCTCGATCGAATCGGGCGGCAACCTCCAGATCCAGCCGGGCACCGTCGTCAAGTCGTTGACCGACAAGGGGCTGACGCTCCGCATCGGCGCGCTGATGCTCGAGGGCACCGCCGAGCGCCCGATCGTGTTCACGTCGATCCGCGACGACCGCTGCAGCGCGACCGTCCTGACCGGCTGCGACACGGACTCGCTCGACCAGGACGTCGAACCGGGCGACTGGAAGGGCATCCTCGTCGGCGCCGGCACGAACAACAGCGTCGTCCTGTCGCACGTCCTGTTGCTCTACGGCGGCCAGGGACCGGCCGCCTTCGAGAGCAGCGCGAACAGCACGAAGATCGAGAACTCCGAGATCGCGTGGTCGAACAGCAACGGGATCACGTTGAACAACGTCCGCACGATGGTCGTGACCGGCAACTACCTCCACCACAACGGCGGCGCCGGCCTCACGATGACGGGCGCGACGGCCGGGCAGCTCCAGTCGAACGTCTTCACCGACAACGAGCGGCCGGTCATCCTGAGCTCGACGGGCATCATCACCACCAAGGACAACGTCTCCGTCGGCAACGTGGCGGACGGGATGCTCTTCACCGTCGACACCGTATCGAACGCCCAGGTCTGGGCGGCCGACCTGCCGCGCGACATCACGCGCAACGTGTCGCTCGTGACGAACCCGCAGGGCGGCGGCAACCCCGATCTCAAGATCGATCCGGGCCTGCTGCTCCGGTTCGCGCCAAGCGCCGGGATCAAGGCCCGCGCCGGCCGCTTCGAGGTCGGCGGCGCCTACTTCACATCCGATCTCTCGGACCCGCGACTGCGTTCGTGGTCGGGCCTGAGCTTCGAGGGCACGGCGCGCGGCAGCCTGAAGCACAGCGTCGTGGCGCTGGCCGGCGTCGGCTCGATCGGGGCGGTGGACATCAAGAGCGAGGGCCAGGGCACGCCGATCCAGGTGGCGTACAACCAGCTGCTGCGCTCGAACGCATCGGCGATCACCGTCGGCTCCGACGCGGGCAACGTGCCGGCCCCCGTGATCTCCGGCAACCTCATCGCCAGCACGAAGGAGAGCGGGTCCGGCTACGCGATGCGCTTGACGGGCGAAGGGGAGATGACGATCCAGTACAACCGGATCGCCGACTTCCCGAACGGCATCCTGGTGAACCACAAGCTGCCGCGGATCAACTTCAACAACTTCTTCGGTGTGCGCGTCAAGGCGGTCGAGAACGTGACGCAGTCGAACTGCGTCGATGCCCAGAACAATTGGTGGGGCGATGTGACCGGCCCGCTGGACAACAAGTCCGATGGGGCGACGGACCGCTGCAAGCTCACGAACCCCGGCGCCAAGGGCGCGGAGGTCTCGGAGTTCGTCGACTGGGATCCCTACCTCAAGGCCTCGCCGCCGCCGGTGCCGATGCTCGACCTGCCGCGCTGCGGCTATACGAACAAGACGACGGTCGCCGTTGCCGGCCACGCCGGCCCGGGCGCGCAGGTCGTGCTCTACGACACGGACACGAAGCTCGACGTGCCGATCACGGCCGACAGCGCCGGCAACTTCCGCACCGAACTCTCGCTCTCGGCGGGCGTTCACGACCTGTCGGTCGAGACGATCGGCACGGTCGACAATTCGGCCGTCCCGCCGCAAGCGCAGAGCCTGAAGAGCCCGCGGATGGGCTTCCGCGTCGTGCGCGTCGATCCGGTGCCGGACATCGATCCGGCGACGATCGTCTTCCAGTACGGTACGCAGGTCCAGCCGCTGCGCGACGCGACGGGCTGCGCCACGCCGTGCGGCGGCGCGTCGAGCGGCCGCGTCACGCTGCCGCCGTCGACGATGGTCACCGTCCAGGTCGAGGTCCGCGGCAGCCCGACCGCGGTCGAGTTCGTCCAGCCGGGCCGCCCGGCCGTCCCGTTCACGGCGCGCGCGAATGGCTGGCGCACCGACCCGTTCCAGCCGGCGCCCGGCATGTTCACGATCCGGATCAACGGCCAGGGCGGCGCGTTCTGCCAAGGCTTCGTCTACTTCGGCGGCCTTGGCCGGGTCTTCGCCGACACCGGCGCCCCGGGCGATCCGCTGTTCACGATCGACTTCGAGGACCCGACCGTCCTGTCCAACACGCTGCGGATGGGCGCGTTCGTGCGATCGGACGTCAAGCCGTTCGGCGCGGGTCGGTGGAGCGCGGCCACTTCGCCGGGCGTTGACGCGGAGGGCAAGCCGCGGCCGTATGCCCGGAGCGCCGAGTACGTTATGTCGTTCCTGAACCCGATCGACCTCGCGAGCATCCCGTCGCCGGTCCTGACGTTCCAGCATCAGTTCTACCTGGCGACCGGCGATTCGATCACGATCGAAGGCCGGGCGTCGTCGGCCGACCCGTGGGTCACGCTCGGCAAGAGCGTCACCGACCCGGACGGCTGGAAGATCGACAAGGGCTCGAACAACAACTGGACCGGCGTCGCGATCCCGCTCGACACGTTCGCGCGCTCGAGCCGGTTCGAGCTGCGCTTCGCGATGAAGTCGAACGCCGACAACCTGGTGTCCGAAGGCTGGTACCTGGACGACATTTCCGTCCGTCCGGGCGGCAGCAACAACGAGCGCTACGATGTCGGCGAGCCGCTGCTGGCCGGCGCCACGGTCACGCTCCTGCAGCGTGATCCTGAGTCCGGCGAGTTCGTCTCGTGGGATGCCAGCCGCACCGGCCAGAACAACCCGCAGTCCACGGACAGCGACGGCCGCTTCGGCTTCTTCAGCCTGCCGCCGGGTGAGTACCGCGTCCTCGTCGTGCGCAGTGGCGCCAGCGGCGGCCTTGCGCCCTTCCAGAGCGAGGCGTTCATCGTCCTCGACGGCAGCTTCGTCATCGACGTCCCGCTCTCGGGCGGGAAGCTCATCTACCTGCCGCACACGTCCCGCGGGGCGCAGCTGCGGTAGGGCGATTCGGATGATCGGATGAACGTGTGATGTGACGCGACCCAAAACGCCCCTCGGCCGCTTCGGCGACCGAGGGGCGTTTTTGCCGGGTGATGTGATCGAACATCCGTTCTGGTACAATCGTCACCCTCCACCCAGCCGCGTCCACGTCGCCCCCCATCTGCCGACGGTCGACCGGTGTACATCGAACTGCACGCCCATTCGAACTACTCGTTCCTCGATGGCGCGAGCCCGCCGGAGGCGCTAGCGGCGCGCGCGGCGGCGCTCGGGATGCCGGCGTTGGCGCTGACGGACCACCAAGGGCTGTACGGGGCCGTGAAGTTCCGCAATGCGTGCCGTGACGTCGGGATCAAGGCGATCTACGGGGCGGAGATCACGGTGGCGCCTTGGGCAGGCAGCGCACGACGTGGCGACGCGGAGGGCGATGGCGCGGGGTGGGCGTCGAGGGCCAGGCATGCCTCGCCCCTACACGGGGGCGCGAGCGGCGAGGGGCGTTTGCCGGACGACGGCGGGAGCCTGCCGGGCGGCCACCTGACGTTGTTGGTGGAGAACGCGGTCGGGTGGGCGAGCCTTTGCCGGCTGCTGTCGGCGGCGGGGCGGGTCGGCGCCAAGCGGGATCGCCCCGTGACGTGGCCGATGCTGGCGGCGCAGGCCGAGGGCCTCATCTGCCTGACGGGCTGCCGAGACGGCGTCCTTGCCGCTGCGGCGCGGCGCGGCGACAAGGACACGACGCTGCGGGCGGCGCGAGCGCTGTGCGCGGTGTTCGGTGAAGGCGCGCTTTATGTCGAGTTGCAGCGACACCGCGAGGCCGGCGATGTCCGGCGGAACGCGACGCTGCTGGCGTTGGCCGAGCACATCCGGCGGCCGGTCATCTGCACGAACAACGTCCACTACGCCGCACCGGACGGCTTCCGGCTGCAGCACGTCCTCAGCTGCGTGCGCGAGCACGTGGCGCTCGACGGCGCCGGGGCCATGCTGTATGCCTCGGCGCAGCGCTGGCTCAAGGCGCCGGACGAGATGGCAGATCTCTTTCGCGATCGACCCGACGCCGTCGCGAACACCTTGCGCGTCGCCGAGCGCTGCGATTTCACGCCGGACCACACCGCCTTTCGGCTGCCGACGTTCCCGACGCCGGGCGGGGTGGCGGCGCCCGACCATCTGCGCACCTTGTGCGCGGTCGGACTGGCGGCGCGCTACGCGGGGGACGCGGCCGCAGCCGAAGCACAGCTGGCCAAGGAGCTGGCCGTCATCAACCGCAACGGACTGGCCGACTACTTCCTCGTGGTGCACGACATCGTCCGTGAGGCGCGGGCGCGTGGGATCCTTTGCCAGGGCCGCGGCTCGGCAGCCGGCAGCATCACCGCCTACACGCTTGGGATCACGCCCGTCGACCCGCTGGCGCACGGCCTGCTGTTCGAGCGCTTCCTGGCCGATGGCCAGACGAGCACGCCGGACATCGACGTCGACTTCGCCGCCGATCGGCGCGAGGAGGTGATCCAGTACGTCTACGCCAAGTACGGCGCCGAGCGGACGGCGATGGTGGCCAACGTGATCACGTTCGGCGCGCGGTCGGCGGTGGCGGACGTCGGGCGCGCGCTCGGGTTTCCCGCCGAGCTGCTCACGAAGGTACGGCGACACCTGCACACCCGCCAGGCATCCGACGTCGGGATCGACCTGGCGGAGGTCGAGACGTTCCGCGCGCACCTCGACCACCTGCCGTGGCGGCTGCTCGTCGAGACGTGCCGGGCGCTCGACGGCTACCCGCGGCACCTCGGGATCCATGTGGGCGGGATGATCGTCACGGCGTCCCCGCTGGACGCGCTCGTGCCGCTCGAGCCGGCGAGCATGGCGGGGCGGGTGGTGGTGCAGTGGGACAAGGACGATGTCGAGGATGTTGGGTTGATCAAGATCGACGTGTTGGGCTTGCGGACATTGGGGCTGGTGGCGGAGTGTGTGCGGGCCGTCGCCCCCCTCCCCCCTCCCGAACCCCACCGCACCTACGGTGCGGCGGGGACCCCGCCGGACAGGTTGGGGGAGGAGAAGGATCAGGGATGGGGCGGCGAGAACCTTGCCGCCTTCCTGGACGCCATCCCCGACGACGATCCGGCCACGTGGGAGATGCTGCGCTCAGCGGATGCGATCGGGTGCTTCCAGGTCGAGAGCCGGGCACAGCTCGCGCTGCTGCCGCGGCTCCGGCCGGAGCGGATCGAGGACCTGATCATCGAGGTGGCGCTGATCCGGCCGGGGCCAGTGCAGGGCGGGATGTCGAAGGCGTATTTGCGGCGGCGGGACGGGAGCGAGGACGTGAGCTACTGGCACCCGTCGCTGGAGGGGGTGCTGAAGGAGACGCTCGGGATCCTGGTCTTCCAGGAGCAGGTGCTGCAGGTGGCGATGGTCGTCGCCGGCTTCAGCGGCGCCGAGGCGGACGGACTGCGGCGGTCGATGAGCCGCAAGCGCTCGCGGCAGGCGATGGAGCGCTGGCGCGCCCAGTTCGTGGCGGGCGCCGAGGGGCGCGGTATCGCGGCGCAGGTGGCGGACACGATCTTCGACCACCTGCTCGGCTTCGCCAGCTACGGCTTCTGCAAGAGCCACGCGGCGGCCTTCGCCCGCCTCACGTGGGTGACGGCGTGGCTGAAGTGCCACCATCCCCTGGAGTACGCCTGCTCGCTGCTGAACGCCCAGCCGATGGGGTTCTACACCGTCGAGGCGGTGATCGAGGATGCCAAGCGGCACGGGATGGCGGTGTGGGCGTTGGATGTGAATCGGTCGGGGGTGCGATGGGCGGTCGAAGGTTCCCCTCCCCCAGAATCGCGGGAGGGGTCGGCGAGCGCAGCGAACCGGGGGAGGGGGCCTGCTGCGCCCCATGATGCCGCCGGCCTGCGCGTCCCGCTCGCCCGCCTCCGCGGCATGCCCGACGCCGTCGCGCACCGGATCGTGCAGGCGCGCGACGACGGCGGGCCGTTCGCCAGCCTGTGGGACTTCGTGCAGCGGGTCCGGCCGCCGCGCGACGTGACGGAGCGGCTCGTGCAGGCCGGGGCGTGTGACGGCT
Above is a window of Candidatus Avedoeria danica DNA encoding:
- a CDS encoding right-handed parallel beta-helix repeat-containing protein, producing MAHHPSLRRRAHFSAIALATVLAAAFAAPALAAPTRRAAQGPIDLCAAGNPITARGEFTRSVTLAPGAYVAPNCALRVKDVATLTLSAGTTIEFGDDTNLQVTGRLIVAGNNAGDVVLRSAAQVKNRGDWQGIRIQNKGTATFKGLEIRHTGQGGAAAIESEGAVSIENSTIAEGDGSGVVARRGGGTIRNTRITGQTKLGLDAQAPSGVGLSDMTLDGVTFEGNQGAAVQGGAAMQWTLLNNSATGNDVNGIVVPGGSVDRPMILRGGDLPYVFTGSVVHSKDLTIEPNTILKFSSPTANLRVRSAARLVAEGSEAQPIIATTDADDSACLFAGNPTPRISCDTDNDAKEPRPGAWQRIEVEDTGGVASIKHVTLRYGSSESLLIRSPGAVLDHVAIEYSNGVALRLFNGTKTAAGNYMTVSNSHFANNLGSAVDLDSLTVPITVSLQSSTFEDNAFTVRMSPDVELLNGGNTATGDGVKGYIVNQGEAKKSHTWRAGDLPFVIPASLRLVDSAATLTIQPGVVLKMGALGTARGQGTLEIERGRLVVGGSDPTKKVLITSVHDDACAAGDTTSGCDTNSDEGGSEPQSGDWTWVHVGRLAQEFRMTNAVVRYGGGSGARFGMLEIDHSNSIVTDSEFAYSLISGIAINGVQPRIERNTIRGNAKSAIRIVGADREIRVSIKDNMIYDNNGGAIEIDANVEVDLSGNSTQMPPGYTPNGAFRQLNGILISGNAQSSTTWRRSTDMPFIINTRVDVMNQAVLTIEPGVILKFTPLGSISTSRGTLVAVGRPDAKIVFTSVADSTVGGVSVDGSGPPGNRDWGGLEFTRPGTVRSGTLEHVELRHASGGNPPAAVRVQQDNVRIVNVTISDGANAGIYIDDADGVSVTETTIERIGGAAVLARTVTNLTATVKNNTIRNCGIAVSADANAQIEIGDNTVTDNRINGILIAGTVKTKRTWYADDMIYVTDEVSIESGGNLQIQPGTVVKSLTDKGLTLRIGALMLEGTAERPIVFTSIRDDRCSATVLTGCDTDSLDQDVEPGDWKGILVGAGTNNSVVLSHVLLLYGGQGPAAFESSANSTKIENSEIAWSNSNGITLNNVRTMVVTGNYLHHNGGAGLTMTGATAGQLQSNVFTDNERPVILSSTGIITTKDNVSVGNVADGMLFTVDTVSNAQVWAADLPRDITRNVSLVTNPQGGGNPDLKIDPGLLLRFAPSAGIKARAGRFEVGGAYFTSDLSDPRLRSWSGLSFEGTARGSLKHSVVALAGVGSIGAVDIKSEGQGTPIQVAYNQLLRSNASAITVGSDAGNVPAPVISGNLIASTKESGSGYAMRLTGEGEMTIQYNRIADFPNGILVNHKLPRINFNNFFGVRVKAVENVTQSNCVDAQNNWWGDVTGPLDNKSDGATDRCKLTNPGAKGAEVSEFVDWDPYLKASPPPVPMLDLPRCGYTNKTTVAVAGHAGPGAQVVLYDTDTKLDVPITADSAGNFRTELSLSAGVHDLSVETIGTVDNSAVPPQAQSLKSPRMGFRVVRVDPVPDIDPATIVFQYGTQVQPLRDATGCATPCGGASSGRVTLPPSTMVTVQVEVRGSPTAVEFVQPGRPAVPFTARANGWRTDPFQPAPGMFTIRINGQGGAFCQGFVYFGGLGRVFADTGAPGDPLFTIDFEDPTVLSNTLRMGAFVRSDVKPFGAGRWSAATSPGVDAEGKPRPYARSAEYVMSFLNPIDLASIPSPVLTFQHQFYLATGDSITIEGRASSADPWVTLGKSVTDPDGWKIDKGSNNNWTGVAIPLDTFARSSRFELRFAMKSNADNLVSEGWYLDDISVRPGGSNNERYDVGEPLLAGATVTLLQRDPESGEFVSWDASRTGQNNPQSTDSDGRFGFFSLPPGEYRVLVVRSGASGGLAPFQSEAFIVLDGSFVIDVPLSGGKLIYLPHTSRGAQLR
- a CDS encoding error-prone DNA polymerase, yielding MYIELHAHSNYSFLDGASPPEALAARAAALGMPALALTDHQGLYGAVKFRNACRDVGIKAIYGAEITVAPWAGSARRGDAEGDGAGWASRARHASPLHGGASGEGRLPDDGGSLPGGHLTLLVENAVGWASLCRLLSAAGRVGAKRDRPVTWPMLAAQAEGLICLTGCRDGVLAAAARRGDKDTTLRAARALCAVFGEGALYVELQRHREAGDVRRNATLLALAEHIRRPVICTNNVHYAAPDGFRLQHVLSCVREHVALDGAGAMLYASAQRWLKAPDEMADLFRDRPDAVANTLRVAERCDFTPDHTAFRLPTFPTPGGVAAPDHLRTLCAVGLAARYAGDAAAAEAQLAKELAVINRNGLADYFLVVHDIVREARARGILCQGRGSAAGSITAYTLGITPVDPLAHGLLFERFLADGQTSTPDIDVDFAADRREEVIQYVYAKYGAERTAMVANVITFGARSAVADVGRALGFPAELLTKVRRHLHTRQASDVGIDLAEVETFRAHLDHLPWRLLVETCRALDGYPRHLGIHVGGMIVTASPLDALVPLEPASMAGRVVVQWDKDDVEDVGLIKIDVLGLRTLGLVAECVRAVAPLPPPEPHRTYGAAGTPPDRLGEEKDQGWGGENLAAFLDAIPDDDPATWEMLRSADAIGCFQVESRAQLALLPRLRPERIEDLIIEVALIRPGPVQGGMSKAYLRRRDGSEDVSYWHPSLEGVLKETLGILVFQEQVLQVAMVVAGFSGAEADGLRRSMSRKRSRQAMERWRAQFVAGAEGRGIAAQVADTIFDHLLGFASYGFCKSHAAAFARLTWVTAWLKCHHPLEYACSLLNAQPMGFYTVEAVIEDAKRHGMAVWALDVNRSGVRWAVEGSPPPESREGSASAANRGRGPAAPHDAAGLRVPLARLRGMPDAVAHRIVQARDDGGPFASLWDFVQRVRPPRDVTERLVQAGACDGWGVERRELLWALGDMRWDPAELAIEPNVRHIGLPQTTHMEAVIADYKLLGLAQGAHILSVLRPALADAGCVPCSALADGIHGAPIRIGGRLEVLQRPQTAKGIVFVTIEDETGFANLVLYTDVFEAHRHVFRRSPVVLASGRVQQDGGVAHLIVERVEAVVWGEDGAPA